A genomic region of Choristoneura fumiferana chromosome 15, NRCan_CFum_1, whole genome shotgun sequence contains the following coding sequences:
- the LOC141435765 gene encoding uncharacterized protein isoform X1, with the protein MNNNPVVVLERTNIFPCQTCSRAFLRQNDMEKHVARFNHVNQDELEFKPSIVRPSSGSDYESKDFVLHNVSRVKDADIHKGKHISENKNIKSLLSQARTDYNSKQNTNNASKSEIKVKKEKQTKEKESKQILVKIPIDPKMIARLKTGHFISTKADIVPIIPNCSVKQELNDNHNKETHSIKDADAKLTCGQCPKSFKTIVGITNHLQRHLKPIYQCSHCPKKFPTAQKVSNHVSRSHKCKRVQCHVCQKELKNITNLKIHLRTHTGERPFPCKQCGKRFTQAAALYTHNKIHSGIKKHICSYCNKAFTDYHNMKQHEMTHTNERPNVCKYCNKAFCDPSALKRHIRTHTGSKIYQCPLCPMKFSDASGLIAHKKRHIGKKDFACKFCGKKFYSRSEKFRHETAVHTDIKDFECELCKRRFAIKEYLRLHIINTKH; encoded by the exons AATAATCCAGTTGTTGTACTTGAGAGAACGAATATCTTTCCATGCCAAACATGCTCAAGGGCTTTCCTTCGTCAAAATGACATGGAAAAGCATGTAGCAAGATTTAACCATGTCAATCAGGATGAGCTT GAATTCAAACCTTCAATTGTGCGACCTTCATCTGGCAGTGATTATGAATCTAAAGATTTTGTTCTGCACAATGTATCTCGTGTCAAAGATGCCGA cATACATAAAGGAAAACACATTTcggaaaacaaaaacataaagagCCTGCTATCACAAGCTAGAACTGACTACAACAGCAAGCAAAATACAAATAATGCGTCGAAATCCGAAATAAAAGTTAAGAAGGAGAAACAAACGAAAGAAAAAGAATCCAAACAAATCTTAGTTAAAATCCCAATTGATCCGAAAATGATTGCACGATTAAAAACTGGTCACTTCATTAGCACGAAAGCAGACATCGTGCCAATTATTCCTAATTGTTCAGTAAAGCAGGAATTAAACGATAATCACAATAAAGAAACGCACTCCATTAAAGATGCTGATGCAAAATTGACATGTGGCCAATGTCCtaaatcttttaaaaccatagtTGGCATAACTAATCATTTGCAAAGACATTTGAAACCAATTTACCAGTGCAGCCATTGCCCAAAGAAATTTCCTACAGCACAGAAAGTAAGTAATCATGTGTCACGCTCACATAAATGTAAGAGAGTGCAATGTCATGTATGTCAAAAAGAGttaaaaaacattacaaatttaaaaatacatctTCGGACGCATACCGGAGAGAGGCCGTTTCCTTGCAAGCAATGCGGTAAAAGATTCACGCAAGCTGCTGCACTTTACACACATAATAAAATCCATTCGGGTATCAAGAAGCATATTTGCAGTTACTGCAACAAGGCTTTCACGGACTATCATAATATGAAGCAACATGAGATGACACATACTAATGAACGTCCCAACGTATGTAAATACTGCAACAAAGCCTTCTGCGACCCATCAGCTCTGAAACGACATATTCGCACTCATACAGGAAGCAAGATTTACCAGTGCCCGTTGTGCCCAATGAAATTTAGCGATGCAAGTGGCCTCATAGCCCATAAAAAGCGACATATTGGCAAAAAAGACTTTGCGTGTAAATTTTGTGGAAAGAAATTTTACTCCCGTTCCGAAAAATTTAGACATGAAACGGCGGTGCATACGGACATAAAAGATTTCGAATGCGAGTTGTGTAAAAGAAGGTTTGCAATAAAGGAATATCTAAGGTTGCATATCATTAATACCaagcattaa
- the LOC141435765 gene encoding uncharacterized protein isoform X2: MSIRMSFIHKGKHISENKNIKSLLSQARTDYNSKQNTNNASKSEIKVKKEKQTKEKESKQILVKIPIDPKMIARLKTGHFISTKADIVPIIPNCSVKQELNDNHNKETHSIKDADAKLTCGQCPKSFKTIVGITNHLQRHLKPIYQCSHCPKKFPTAQKVSNHVSRSHKCKRVQCHVCQKELKNITNLKIHLRTHTGERPFPCKQCGKRFTQAAALYTHNKIHSGIKKHICSYCNKAFTDYHNMKQHEMTHTNERPNVCKYCNKAFCDPSALKRHIRTHTGSKIYQCPLCPMKFSDASGLIAHKKRHIGKKDFACKFCGKKFYSRSEKFRHETAVHTDIKDFECELCKRRFAIKEYLRLHIINTKH, encoded by the exons ATGTCAATCAGGATGAGCTT cATACATAAAGGAAAACACATTTcggaaaacaaaaacataaagagCCTGCTATCACAAGCTAGAACTGACTACAACAGCAAGCAAAATACAAATAATGCGTCGAAATCCGAAATAAAAGTTAAGAAGGAGAAACAAACGAAAGAAAAAGAATCCAAACAAATCTTAGTTAAAATCCCAATTGATCCGAAAATGATTGCACGATTAAAAACTGGTCACTTCATTAGCACGAAAGCAGACATCGTGCCAATTATTCCTAATTGTTCAGTAAAGCAGGAATTAAACGATAATCACAATAAAGAAACGCACTCCATTAAAGATGCTGATGCAAAATTGACATGTGGCCAATGTCCtaaatcttttaaaaccatagtTGGCATAACTAATCATTTGCAAAGACATTTGAAACCAATTTACCAGTGCAGCCATTGCCCAAAGAAATTTCCTACAGCACAGAAAGTAAGTAATCATGTGTCACGCTCACATAAATGTAAGAGAGTGCAATGTCATGTATGTCAAAAAGAGttaaaaaacattacaaatttaaaaatacatctTCGGACGCATACCGGAGAGAGGCCGTTTCCTTGCAAGCAATGCGGTAAAAGATTCACGCAAGCTGCTGCACTTTACACACATAATAAAATCCATTCGGGTATCAAGAAGCATATTTGCAGTTACTGCAACAAGGCTTTCACGGACTATCATAATATGAAGCAACATGAGATGACACATACTAATGAACGTCCCAACGTATGTAAATACTGCAACAAAGCCTTCTGCGACCCATCAGCTCTGAAACGACATATTCGCACTCATACAGGAAGCAAGATTTACCAGTGCCCGTTGTGCCCAATGAAATTTAGCGATGCAAGTGGCCTCATAGCCCATAAAAAGCGACATATTGGCAAAAAAGACTTTGCGTGTAAATTTTGTGGAAAGAAATTTTACTCCCGTTCCGAAAAATTTAGACATGAAACGGCGGTGCATACGGACATAAAAGATTTCGAATGCGAGTTGTGTAAAAGAAGGTTTGCAATAAAGGAATATCTAAGGTTGCATATCATTAATACCaagcattaa
- the LOC141435775 gene encoding uncharacterized protein isoform X1: MNELDLIKEVEKRPILYDKTVSGFNKTKLRDDAWKEVQESLNVSAEAECKKRWRSLRDSFIKLQRTHGGRTRWPYHQAMRFLLPHLEPNHGSTTRKDEDSDTEEETRRPQQSLPDLSFHDKFDYDDDSQPATKKTRLNSSEEETQRTDPDELFLLSCAPILKRLSSKQNAVARLKIQQVLYEAEFGTHMELPYVTPASECGFENIDGAIE; the protein is encoded by the exons ATGAATGAATTGGATTTAATAAAGGAGGTCGAGAAGAGGCCGATTTTATATGACAAGACGGTTAGCggatttaataaaactaaattaaggGACGACGCGTGGAAAGAAGTCCAAGAATCTCTTAATGTCTCag CAGAAGCAGAGTGCAAGAAGCGGTGGCGTTCGCTGCGCGACTCGTTCATCAAGTTACAACGCACGCACGGCGGCCGCACGCGCTGGCCGTACCACCAAGCCATGCGTTTTCTGCTGCCACATCTGGAGCCCAACCACGGCAG CACAACAAGAAAAGACGAAGACTCTGACACCGAGGAAGAGACTCGCCGTCCACAACAGTCTCTGCCCGATCTCTCCTTCCACGACAAATTCGATTATGACGACGACTCACAACCGGCCACCAAGAAAACCCGCCTCAACTCCTCAGAAGAAGAAACGCAAAGAACTGATCCCGATGAACTTTTCCTTTTGAGTTGCGCGCCCATTTTGAAacggttgagttcgaaacaaaACGCGGTCGCGCGTTTAAAAATTCAACAGGTTCTGTATGAGGCGGAGTTCGGAACCCACATGGAGCTACCGTACGTTACGCCGGCGAGCGAGTGCGGGTTCGAAAATATAGATGGCGCTATagaataa
- the LOC141435775 gene encoding uncharacterized protein isoform X2: protein MNELDLIKEVEKRPILYDKTVSGFNKTKLRDDAWKEVQESLNVSEAECKKRWRSLRDSFIKLQRTHGGRTRWPYHQAMRFLLPHLEPNHGSTTRKDEDSDTEEETRRPQQSLPDLSFHDKFDYDDDSQPATKKTRLNSSEEETQRTDPDELFLLSCAPILKRLSSKQNAVARLKIQQVLYEAEFGTHMELPYVTPASECGFENIDGAIE, encoded by the exons ATGAATGAATTGGATTTAATAAAGGAGGTCGAGAAGAGGCCGATTTTATATGACAAGACGGTTAGCggatttaataaaactaaattaaggGACGACGCGTGGAAAGAAGTCCAAGAATCTCTTAATGTCTCag AAGCAGAGTGCAAGAAGCGGTGGCGTTCGCTGCGCGACTCGTTCATCAAGTTACAACGCACGCACGGCGGCCGCACGCGCTGGCCGTACCACCAAGCCATGCGTTTTCTGCTGCCACATCTGGAGCCCAACCACGGCAG CACAACAAGAAAAGACGAAGACTCTGACACCGAGGAAGAGACTCGCCGTCCACAACAGTCTCTGCCCGATCTCTCCTTCCACGACAAATTCGATTATGACGACGACTCACAACCGGCCACCAAGAAAACCCGCCTCAACTCCTCAGAAGAAGAAACGCAAAGAACTGATCCCGATGAACTTTTCCTTTTGAGTTGCGCGCCCATTTTGAAacggttgagttcgaaacaaaACGCGGTCGCGCGTTTAAAAATTCAACAGGTTCTGTATGAGGCGGAGTTCGGAACCCACATGGAGCTACCGTACGTTACGCCGGCGAGCGAGTGCGGGTTCGAAAATATAGATGGCGCTATagaataa